One segment of Ziziphus jujuba cultivar Dongzao chromosome 12, ASM3175591v1 DNA contains the following:
- the LOC107410514 gene encoding uncharacterized protein LOC107410514, whose protein sequence is MSIAAATATTTSRFLLLPIRCSDSKPSIPRRGFGTKTNDDNKNNKKNKTSNSREQKGMMLRQRKSTTKGSSAVPTQAPGLSPPSGGRSRSTSLDIEFEERLKAVKRSALEQKKTDEEKEFGAIDYDAPVETEKKTIGLGTKIGVGVAVVVFGLVFALGDFLPSGSVGPSDDAAVVDDKLSEEEKSTLKTRLKEYQTTLRNSPKDPTALEGAAVTLAELGEYSQAASMLEDLTKEKPGDPDVFRLLGEVKYKLKDYEGSANAYKSSALVSKYLNFELLRGRTNALLAAKKPDEAVNFLLASQQQLQAQNSEVRSESRTKEAEVQKVDPVQVDLLLGKAYSDWGHVSDAVAVYDQLISAYPDDFRAYLAKGIILKENGKVGDAERMFIQARFFAPEKAKALVDRYSRQ, encoded by the exons atgtcGATTGCAGCGGCAACTGCAACAACGACGAGTCGTTTCCTCTTGCTTCCAATACGATGCTCTGATTCAAAACCCAGTATTCCAAGGCGTGGTTTTGGAACAAAAACCAACGACGACAACAAAAACAATAag AAGAACAAAACCAGCAACTCAAGGGAACAGAAGGGCATGATGTTACGACAGAG GAAATCAACGACTAAAGGATCTAGTGCTGTTCCTACTC AGGCACCTGGTTTAAGTCCTCCATCTGGTGGGAGGTCTAGAAGCACTTCTCTAGACATTGAGTTTGAGGAGCGACTAAAAGCAGTTAAAAG GTCAGCACTTGAGCAGAAAAAAACAGATGAGGAAAAAGAATTTGGGGCTATTGACTATGATGCACCAGTTGAAACAGAGAAGAAAACGATTGGACTAGGTACTAAG ATTGGAGTTGGTGTAGCCGTTGTcgtttttggtttggtttttgcTCTTGGAGACTTTCTTCCCTCAGGAAG TGTTGGTCCTTCCGATGATGCTGCAGTTGTCGATGATAAACTGTCAGAAGAAGAGAAAAGTACTCTTAAG ACTCGGCTGAAGGAATATCAGACAACACTCAGAAATTCACCAAAAGATCCAACCGCTCTTGAA GGAGCTGCTGTAACCTTAGCAGAGTTAGGAGAGTATAGTCAGGCTGCTTCTATGCTTGAGGACTTGACAAAG GAGAAGCCAGGTGACCCTGATGTTTTCCGTTTGCTTGGAGAAGTTAAATATAAACTAAAGGATTATGAAGGAAGTGCAAATGCATATAAGAGTTCTGCATTG GTGTCTAAATATCTCAATTTTGAATTACTACGTGGCCGTACAAATGCATTACTTGCAGCAAAGAAACCAGATGAG GCTGTAAATTTCCTTCTTGCCTCTCAACAACAACTACAAGCACAAAACTCAGAAGTAAGAAGTGAAAGTAGGACAAAGGAAGCAGAAGTCCAGAAGGTGGACCCTGTTCAA GTGGATTTGCTACTGGGGAAAGCATATTCAGATTGGGGGCATGTTAGTGATGCTGTGGCTGTTTATGATCAGCTCATCTCTGCTTACCCTGATGACTTCCGAGCTTACTTGGCCAAG GGaattattttgaaagaaaatggtaAAGTTGGAGATGCAGAGAGAATGTTCATACAA GCACGATTTTTTGCACCGGAGAAAGCCAAGGCACTTGTAGATCGTTACTCAAGACAGTGA
- the LOC107410487 gene encoding uncharacterized protein LOC107410487 isoform X3 — MTFSSKTEYLNSFIPPFLEELRTYLMTNMTVLDQAPLCEIKSVEKGKDYKLPKDLLYDVTVEKGKYEPEFGDLFAITDVRPKYAGDLDRPQRPYLIAHVQGIYTDEAGIPVAYSILSSKPVLEVEMNTENRTRITLFAVKLINLKTNVRIWNALSRVQDEQSVDILQKVLQPETMDAENCIVCHFTKSNNSNMDVRTRISSSDLNEFQKALVLRCIGTRECDHQNSFKLIWGPPGTGKTKTLGFLLHSLLTMKCRTLTCAPTNIAVLEVTRRLMNNVTESLEDHTYGLGDIVLLGNKKRMNIDDHDELFDIFLDNRADILDKCFNPLSGWTSSLNSMICLLKDPEEQYQLYLKQREEEDDEEDDANFADEEENFKTENGKNINNNQEEDVGDELSKVKQRKKVWNKVIVQILKENKSKKKPKNILSMQKQNQSNHNGKKCDPPLSFEEFVKSRYDCIGERLCLWIESLYTHLPTSFISLEVARKMIKARESLRSFVALLQNVTSGVLKEVFNEDVMFNISSTNCLDLVMFNTSRINCLALFLSLPQSFNIPFFEKKWEVKRFCLENTILVFCTVSSSSKLYATAPFELLVIDEASQLKECESAIPLQLPGIRHAILIGDERQLPAMVESKISERAEFGRSLFERFSMQGYKKHLLSVQHRMHPSISLFPNREFYGGQILDGPNVQERSYSRRFLQDKMYGCYSFINVAQGKEDFNGRHSRRNMVEVAVVSEIVECLYKGFVQRKNKVSIGVISPYKAQVYEIEKKMDKYCKDLQSGFSVSVRTVDGFQGGEEDVIIISTVRCNGTGSVGFLSSRPRANVALTRARYCLWILGNEGTLLNSESIWKKVVNDAKDRGCFRNAHENKNLAHAITASLVDLNQLNVLTNMNFLLFKEARWKVCFNDAFWKSMAGVKNNELFKKVLSLLENFSCGQRQLDECRNVIGHDRISSQLLECYRVNNQLYLAWFIDIATMDSSHYYTQVVKVWDILPLSAVQKLADQLDEMFGNYTVNKMNRCKHKCTEGTLVVPMKWPMDSSSWSLTNSLASLSLREGYEAYPTN; from the exons ATGACATTCTCATCCAAAACAGAATACTTGAACTCTTTTATTCCCCCATTTTTGGAGGAATTACGTACTTACTTGATGACAAACATGACAGTACTGGATCAAGCACCTTTATGTGAAATTAAGTCTGTGGAAAAAGGTAAAGATTATAAACTTCCTAAAGATTTGTTGTACGATGTAACggtggaaaaaggaaaatatgagCCCGAATTTGGCGACTTGTTTGCAATAACTGATGTAAGACCAAAGTATGCTGGAGACTTGGATCGGCCTCAAAGACCCTATCTCATCGCTCATGTTCAAGGAATTTATACTGATGAAGCTGGAATTCCTGTTGCATACTCAATATTATCTTCAAAGCCTGTCCTTGAAGTTGAAATGAACACAGAGAACAGAACCAGAATTACTCTTTTTGCTGTTAAATTgataaacttaaaaacaaatgTTCGTATATGGAATGCATTGAGCAGAGTTCAGGACGAGCAGAGTGTGGACATTCTTCAGAAAGTTTTGCAGCCAGAAACTATG GATGCGGAAAATTGTATAGTCTGTCATTTCACAAAAAGCAACAATTCTAACATGGATGTAAGGACCAGAATCAGCTCTTCAGATTTGAATGAATTCCAAAAGGCTTTAGTCTTAAGATGTATTGGAACAAGGGAATGTGATCATCAAAATTCCTTCAAACTGATATGGGGTCCTCCAGGGACAGGAAAAACGAAGACGCTTGGTTTCCTTCTACATTCCCTCCTTACTATGAAATGCAGAACACTCACATGTGCCCCAACAAACATTGCAGTGTTGGAAGTGACCAGACGGCTCATGAACAATGTCACAGAATCACTTGAAGATCATACATATGGGCTTGGAGATATAGTTTTGCTTGGTAACAAGAAACGTATGAACATTGATGATCATGATGagctttttgatatatttcttgACAACCGTGCTGACATACTTGACAAGTGTTTTAACCCGTTATCAGGGTGGACCTCTAGTTTAAATTCCATGATTTGTTTGCTTAAGGACCCTGAAGAGCAGTATCAATTATACTTGAAGCAGAGagaagaggaagatgatgaggaggatgatgCCAATTTTGCTGACGAGGAGGAAAACTTTAAGACGGAAAATGGGAAGAACATCAACAATAATCAAGAGGAGGACGTTGGTGATGAATTATCTAAAGTCAAGCAAAGAAAGAAAGTGTGGAACAAGGTTAttgttcaaattttaaaagaaaacaagagcAAGAAAAAGCCCAAGAATATTTTGTCTATGCAGAAACAAAACCAATCAAACCATAATGGCAAAAAATGTGATCCTCCTTTGTCATTTGAGGAGTTTGTAAAGAGTAGGTATGATTGCATTGGCGAACGGCTATGCCTTTGGATTGAATCTTTGTATACACACCTGCCAACTTCTTTTATTTCACTTGAAGTGGCAAGGAAAATGATCAAGGCTCGTGAATCTCTTAGATCTTTTGTGGCTTTGTTGCAGAATGTTACAAGTGGCGTACTAAAGGAGGTCTTCAACGAAGATGTTATGTTCAATATTTCAAGTACTAATTGCCTTGATCTTGTTATGTTCAATACTTCAAGAATTAATTGCCTTGCtctatttctttctcttcctcagAGCTTTAATATTCCATTTTTCGAGAAAAAATGGGAGGTAAAACGTTTCTGTTTGGAAAATACAATCCTAGTTTTCTGCACAGTTTCAAGTTCTTCTAAGTTGTACGCAACAGCTCCATTTGAACTATTGGTTATAGATGAAGCTTCTCAGCTTAAAGAATGTGAATCAGCCATTCCTTTACAACTTCCTGGTATACGCCATGCTATACTTATTGGTGATGAGCGGCAACTGCCTGCAATGGTTGAAAGCAAG atttctgaaagaGCTGAGTTTGGAAGAAGTTTGTTCGAGAGGTTTTCTATGCAAGGCTACAAGAAGCACCTTCTTAGCGTTCAGCATAGGATGCATCCATCCATAAGTTTATTTCCAAATCGTGAGTTCTATGGAGGCCAGATTTTGGATGGTCCGAATGTTCAAGAAAGAAGCTATAGCAGACGTTTCCTTCAGGATAAAATGTATGGCTGCTACTCTTTTATAAATGTAGCACAAGGAAAAGAGGATTTTAATGGAAGGCATAGCAGAAGAAACATGGTTGAGGTTGCTGTGGTATCTGAGATAGTTGAATGCCTTTATAAAG GATTTGTGCAAAGAAAGAACAAGGTCAGCATAGGTGTGATATCACCATACAAGGCTCaagtttatgaaattgaaaagaaaatggaCAAGTATTGTAAAGATCTTCAGAGTGGCTTTTCAGTAAGTGTTCGAACTGTTGATGGTTTCCAAGGTGGTGAGGAGGATGTGATAATCATCTCAACTGTAAGGTGTAATGGTACTGGATCGGTGGGATTTCTTTCCAGTCGTCCAAGAGCAAACGTGGCACTCACTCGTGCAAG GTATTGCCTTTGGATATTGGGGAATGAAGGAACTCTATTGAATAGTGAATCTATTTGGAAGAAAGTGGTCAATGATGCCAAGGATCGTGGTTGTTTCCGCAATGCTCATGAGAATAAGAATTTGGCTCATGCTATTACAGCTTCACTGGTCGACCTTAACCAACTCAATGTTTTAACTAATATGAATTTTCTACTGTTTAAAGAAGCAAGATGGAAG GTATGCTTCAATGATGCCTTCTGGAAATCCATGGCAGGAGTTAAAAACAATGAGTTGTTTAAGAAAGTTTTATCTCTGCTGGAAAACTTTTCATGTGGCCAGCGTCAACTTGATGAATGTCGAAATGTGATTGGGCATGATAGGATATCTTCCCAGTTATTAGAGTGTTACAGGGTCAATAATCAGTTATACCTTGCTTGGTTTATAGATATTGCTACCATGGATAGTTCTCATTATTACACCCAAGTTGTGAAGGTCTGGGATATTTTGCCGTTATCCGCTGTACAAAAGCTAGCAGATCAGCTTGACGAGATGTTTGGGAACTACACTGTGAATAAGATGAATCGCTGCAAGCACAAATGTACTGAAGG GACTTTGGTTGTTCCAATGAAATGGCCAATGGATTCAAGCTCCTGGAGTTTGACAAATTCACTGGCTTCACTCAGTTTGAGGGAGGGATATGAAGCATACCCTACAAATTAA
- the LOC107410487 gene encoding uncharacterized protein LOC107410487 isoform X2: MNKTNAKMQTVGPGGSLVDLVFSWSIQDVLNKDIYKGQVQKIPMTFSSKTEYLNSFIPPFLEELRTYLMTNMTVLDQAPLCEIKSVEKGKDYKLPKDLLYDVTVEKGKYEPEFGDLFAITDVRPKYAGDLDRPQRPYLIAHVQGIYTDEAGIPVAYSILSSKPVLEVEMNTENRTRITLFAVKLINLKTNVRIWNALSRVQDEQSVDILQKVLQPETMDAENCIVCHFTKSNNSNMDVRTRISSSDLNEFQKALVLRCIGTRECDHQNSFKLIWGPPGTGKTKTLGFLLHSLLTMKCRTLTCAPTNIAVLEVTRRLMNNVTESLEDHTYGLGDIVLLGNKKRMNIDDHDELFDIFLDNRADILDKCFNPLSGWTSSLNSMICLLKDPEEQYQLYLKQREEEDDEEDDANFADEEENFKTENGKNINNNQEEDVGDELSKVKQRKKVWNKVIVQILKENKSKKKPKNILSMQKQNQSNHNGKKCDPPLSFEEFVKSRYDCIGERLCLWIESLYTHLPTSFISLEVARKMIKARESLRSFVALLQNVTSGVLKEVFNEDVMFNISSTNCLDLVMFNTSRINCLALFLSLPQSFNIPFFEKKWEVKRFCLENTILVFCTVSSSSKLYATAPFELLVIDEASQLKECESAIPLQLPGIRHAILIGDERQLPAMVESKISERAEFGRSLFERFSMQGYKKHLLSVQHRMHPSISLFPNREFYGGQILDGPNVQERSYSRRFLQDKMYGCYSFINVAQGKEDFNGRHSRRNMVEVAVVSEIVECLYKVSVRTVDGFQGGEEDVIIISTVRCNGTGSVGFLSSRPRANVALTRARYCLWILGNEGTLLNSESIWKKVVNDAKDRGCFRNAHENKNLAHAITASLVDLNQLNVLTNMNFLLFKEARWKVCFNDAFWKSMAGVKNNELFKKVLSLLENFSCGQRQLDECRNVIGHDRISSQLLECYRVNNQLYLAWFIDIATMDSSHYYTQVVKVWDILPLSAVQKLADQLDEMFGNYTVNKMNRCKHKCTEGTLVVPMKWPMDSSSWSLTNSLASLSLREGYEAYPTN, from the exons ATGAACAAGACTAATGCGAAAATGCAAACGGTAGGTCCGGGTGGAAGCTTAGTAGATTTGGTTTTCTCATGGTCCATCCAGGATGTTCTAAATAAAGATATCTATAAAGGCCAG GTGCAGAAGATTCCAATGACATTCTCATCCAAAACAGAATACTTGAACTCTTTTATTCCCCCATTTTTGGAGGAATTACGTACTTACTTGATGACAAACATGACAGTACTGGATCAAGCACCTTTATGTGAAATTAAGTCTGTGGAAAAAGGTAAAGATTATAAACTTCCTAAAGATTTGTTGTACGATGTAACggtggaaaaaggaaaatatgagCCCGAATTTGGCGACTTGTTTGCAATAACTGATGTAAGACCAAAGTATGCTGGAGACTTGGATCGGCCTCAAAGACCCTATCTCATCGCTCATGTTCAAGGAATTTATACTGATGAAGCTGGAATTCCTGTTGCATACTCAATATTATCTTCAAAGCCTGTCCTTGAAGTTGAAATGAACACAGAGAACAGAACCAGAATTACTCTTTTTGCTGTTAAATTgataaacttaaaaacaaatgTTCGTATATGGAATGCATTGAGCAGAGTTCAGGACGAGCAGAGTGTGGACATTCTTCAGAAAGTTTTGCAGCCAGAAACTATG GATGCGGAAAATTGTATAGTCTGTCATTTCACAAAAAGCAACAATTCTAACATGGATGTAAGGACCAGAATCAGCTCTTCAGATTTGAATGAATTCCAAAAGGCTTTAGTCTTAAGATGTATTGGAACAAGGGAATGTGATCATCAAAATTCCTTCAAACTGATATGGGGTCCTCCAGGGACAGGAAAAACGAAGACGCTTGGTTTCCTTCTACATTCCCTCCTTACTATGAAATGCAGAACACTCACATGTGCCCCAACAAACATTGCAGTGTTGGAAGTGACCAGACGGCTCATGAACAATGTCACAGAATCACTTGAAGATCATACATATGGGCTTGGAGATATAGTTTTGCTTGGTAACAAGAAACGTATGAACATTGATGATCATGATGagctttttgatatatttcttgACAACCGTGCTGACATACTTGACAAGTGTTTTAACCCGTTATCAGGGTGGACCTCTAGTTTAAATTCCATGATTTGTTTGCTTAAGGACCCTGAAGAGCAGTATCAATTATACTTGAAGCAGAGagaagaggaagatgatgaggaggatgatgCCAATTTTGCTGACGAGGAGGAAAACTTTAAGACGGAAAATGGGAAGAACATCAACAATAATCAAGAGGAGGACGTTGGTGATGAATTATCTAAAGTCAAGCAAAGAAAGAAAGTGTGGAACAAGGTTAttgttcaaattttaaaagaaaacaagagcAAGAAAAAGCCCAAGAATATTTTGTCTATGCAGAAACAAAACCAATCAAACCATAATGGCAAAAAATGTGATCCTCCTTTGTCATTTGAGGAGTTTGTAAAGAGTAGGTATGATTGCATTGGCGAACGGCTATGCCTTTGGATTGAATCTTTGTATACACACCTGCCAACTTCTTTTATTTCACTTGAAGTGGCAAGGAAAATGATCAAGGCTCGTGAATCTCTTAGATCTTTTGTGGCTTTGTTGCAGAATGTTACAAGTGGCGTACTAAAGGAGGTCTTCAACGAAGATGTTATGTTCAATATTTCAAGTACTAATTGCCTTGATCTTGTTATGTTCAATACTTCAAGAATTAATTGCCTTGCtctatttctttctcttcctcagAGCTTTAATATTCCATTTTTCGAGAAAAAATGGGAGGTAAAACGTTTCTGTTTGGAAAATACAATCCTAGTTTTCTGCACAGTTTCAAGTTCTTCTAAGTTGTACGCAACAGCTCCATTTGAACTATTGGTTATAGATGAAGCTTCTCAGCTTAAAGAATGTGAATCAGCCATTCCTTTACAACTTCCTGGTATACGCCATGCTATACTTATTGGTGATGAGCGGCAACTGCCTGCAATGGTTGAAAGCAAG atttctgaaagaGCTGAGTTTGGAAGAAGTTTGTTCGAGAGGTTTTCTATGCAAGGCTACAAGAAGCACCTTCTTAGCGTTCAGCATAGGATGCATCCATCCATAAGTTTATTTCCAAATCGTGAGTTCTATGGAGGCCAGATTTTGGATGGTCCGAATGTTCAAGAAAGAAGCTATAGCAGACGTTTCCTTCAGGATAAAATGTATGGCTGCTACTCTTTTATAAATGTAGCACAAGGAAAAGAGGATTTTAATGGAAGGCATAGCAGAAGAAACATGGTTGAGGTTGCTGTGGTATCTGAGATAGTTGAATGCCTTTATAAAG TAAGTGTTCGAACTGTTGATGGTTTCCAAGGTGGTGAGGAGGATGTGATAATCATCTCAACTGTAAGGTGTAATGGTACTGGATCGGTGGGATTTCTTTCCAGTCGTCCAAGAGCAAACGTGGCACTCACTCGTGCAAG GTATTGCCTTTGGATATTGGGGAATGAAGGAACTCTATTGAATAGTGAATCTATTTGGAAGAAAGTGGTCAATGATGCCAAGGATCGTGGTTGTTTCCGCAATGCTCATGAGAATAAGAATTTGGCTCATGCTATTACAGCTTCACTGGTCGACCTTAACCAACTCAATGTTTTAACTAATATGAATTTTCTACTGTTTAAAGAAGCAAGATGGAAG GTATGCTTCAATGATGCCTTCTGGAAATCCATGGCAGGAGTTAAAAACAATGAGTTGTTTAAGAAAGTTTTATCTCTGCTGGAAAACTTTTCATGTGGCCAGCGTCAACTTGATGAATGTCGAAATGTGATTGGGCATGATAGGATATCTTCCCAGTTATTAGAGTGTTACAGGGTCAATAATCAGTTATACCTTGCTTGGTTTATAGATATTGCTACCATGGATAGTTCTCATTATTACACCCAAGTTGTGAAGGTCTGGGATATTTTGCCGTTATCCGCTGTACAAAAGCTAGCAGATCAGCTTGACGAGATGTTTGGGAACTACACTGTGAATAAGATGAATCGCTGCAAGCACAAATGTACTGAAGG GACTTTGGTTGTTCCAATGAAATGGCCAATGGATTCAAGCTCCTGGAGTTTGACAAATTCACTGGCTTCACTCAGTTTGAGGGAGGGATATGAAGCATACCCTACAAATTAA
- the LOC107410487 gene encoding uncharacterized protein LOC107410487 isoform X1 translates to MNKTNAKMQTVGPGGSLVDLVFSWSIQDVLNKDIYKGQVQKIPMTFSSKTEYLNSFIPPFLEELRTYLMTNMTVLDQAPLCEIKSVEKGKDYKLPKDLLYDVTVEKGKYEPEFGDLFAITDVRPKYAGDLDRPQRPYLIAHVQGIYTDEAGIPVAYSILSSKPVLEVEMNTENRTRITLFAVKLINLKTNVRIWNALSRVQDEQSVDILQKVLQPETMDAENCIVCHFTKSNNSNMDVRTRISSSDLNEFQKALVLRCIGTRECDHQNSFKLIWGPPGTGKTKTLGFLLHSLLTMKCRTLTCAPTNIAVLEVTRRLMNNVTESLEDHTYGLGDIVLLGNKKRMNIDDHDELFDIFLDNRADILDKCFNPLSGWTSSLNSMICLLKDPEEQYQLYLKQREEEDDEEDDANFADEEENFKTENGKNINNNQEEDVGDELSKVKQRKKVWNKVIVQILKENKSKKKPKNILSMQKQNQSNHNGKKCDPPLSFEEFVKSRYDCIGERLCLWIESLYTHLPTSFISLEVARKMIKARESLRSFVALLQNVTSGVLKEVFNEDVMFNISSTNCLDLVMFNTSRINCLALFLSLPQSFNIPFFEKKWEVKRFCLENTILVFCTVSSSSKLYATAPFELLVIDEASQLKECESAIPLQLPGIRHAILIGDERQLPAMVESKISERAEFGRSLFERFSMQGYKKHLLSVQHRMHPSISLFPNREFYGGQILDGPNVQERSYSRRFLQDKMYGCYSFINVAQGKEDFNGRHSRRNMVEVAVVSEIVECLYKGFVQRKNKVSIGVISPYKAQVYEIEKKMDKYCKDLQSGFSVSVRTVDGFQGGEEDVIIISTVRCNGTGSVGFLSSRPRANVALTRARYCLWILGNEGTLLNSESIWKKVVNDAKDRGCFRNAHENKNLAHAITASLVDLNQLNVLTNMNFLLFKEARWKVCFNDAFWKSMAGVKNNELFKKVLSLLENFSCGQRQLDECRNVIGHDRISSQLLECYRVNNQLYLAWFIDIATMDSSHYYTQVVKVWDILPLSAVQKLADQLDEMFGNYTVNKMNRCKHKCTEGTLVVPMKWPMDSSSWSLTNSLASLSLREGYEAYPTN, encoded by the exons ATGAACAAGACTAATGCGAAAATGCAAACGGTAGGTCCGGGTGGAAGCTTAGTAGATTTGGTTTTCTCATGGTCCATCCAGGATGTTCTAAATAAAGATATCTATAAAGGCCAG GTGCAGAAGATTCCAATGACATTCTCATCCAAAACAGAATACTTGAACTCTTTTATTCCCCCATTTTTGGAGGAATTACGTACTTACTTGATGACAAACATGACAGTACTGGATCAAGCACCTTTATGTGAAATTAAGTCTGTGGAAAAAGGTAAAGATTATAAACTTCCTAAAGATTTGTTGTACGATGTAACggtggaaaaaggaaaatatgagCCCGAATTTGGCGACTTGTTTGCAATAACTGATGTAAGACCAAAGTATGCTGGAGACTTGGATCGGCCTCAAAGACCCTATCTCATCGCTCATGTTCAAGGAATTTATACTGATGAAGCTGGAATTCCTGTTGCATACTCAATATTATCTTCAAAGCCTGTCCTTGAAGTTGAAATGAACACAGAGAACAGAACCAGAATTACTCTTTTTGCTGTTAAATTgataaacttaaaaacaaatgTTCGTATATGGAATGCATTGAGCAGAGTTCAGGACGAGCAGAGTGTGGACATTCTTCAGAAAGTTTTGCAGCCAGAAACTATG GATGCGGAAAATTGTATAGTCTGTCATTTCACAAAAAGCAACAATTCTAACATGGATGTAAGGACCAGAATCAGCTCTTCAGATTTGAATGAATTCCAAAAGGCTTTAGTCTTAAGATGTATTGGAACAAGGGAATGTGATCATCAAAATTCCTTCAAACTGATATGGGGTCCTCCAGGGACAGGAAAAACGAAGACGCTTGGTTTCCTTCTACATTCCCTCCTTACTATGAAATGCAGAACACTCACATGTGCCCCAACAAACATTGCAGTGTTGGAAGTGACCAGACGGCTCATGAACAATGTCACAGAATCACTTGAAGATCATACATATGGGCTTGGAGATATAGTTTTGCTTGGTAACAAGAAACGTATGAACATTGATGATCATGATGagctttttgatatatttcttgACAACCGTGCTGACATACTTGACAAGTGTTTTAACCCGTTATCAGGGTGGACCTCTAGTTTAAATTCCATGATTTGTTTGCTTAAGGACCCTGAAGAGCAGTATCAATTATACTTGAAGCAGAGagaagaggaagatgatgaggaggatgatgCCAATTTTGCTGACGAGGAGGAAAACTTTAAGACGGAAAATGGGAAGAACATCAACAATAATCAAGAGGAGGACGTTGGTGATGAATTATCTAAAGTCAAGCAAAGAAAGAAAGTGTGGAACAAGGTTAttgttcaaattttaaaagaaaacaagagcAAGAAAAAGCCCAAGAATATTTTGTCTATGCAGAAACAAAACCAATCAAACCATAATGGCAAAAAATGTGATCCTCCTTTGTCATTTGAGGAGTTTGTAAAGAGTAGGTATGATTGCATTGGCGAACGGCTATGCCTTTGGATTGAATCTTTGTATACACACCTGCCAACTTCTTTTATTTCACTTGAAGTGGCAAGGAAAATGATCAAGGCTCGTGAATCTCTTAGATCTTTTGTGGCTTTGTTGCAGAATGTTACAAGTGGCGTACTAAAGGAGGTCTTCAACGAAGATGTTATGTTCAATATTTCAAGTACTAATTGCCTTGATCTTGTTATGTTCAATACTTCAAGAATTAATTGCCTTGCtctatttctttctcttcctcagAGCTTTAATATTCCATTTTTCGAGAAAAAATGGGAGGTAAAACGTTTCTGTTTGGAAAATACAATCCTAGTTTTCTGCACAGTTTCAAGTTCTTCTAAGTTGTACGCAACAGCTCCATTTGAACTATTGGTTATAGATGAAGCTTCTCAGCTTAAAGAATGTGAATCAGCCATTCCTTTACAACTTCCTGGTATACGCCATGCTATACTTATTGGTGATGAGCGGCAACTGCCTGCAATGGTTGAAAGCAAG atttctgaaagaGCTGAGTTTGGAAGAAGTTTGTTCGAGAGGTTTTCTATGCAAGGCTACAAGAAGCACCTTCTTAGCGTTCAGCATAGGATGCATCCATCCATAAGTTTATTTCCAAATCGTGAGTTCTATGGAGGCCAGATTTTGGATGGTCCGAATGTTCAAGAAAGAAGCTATAGCAGACGTTTCCTTCAGGATAAAATGTATGGCTGCTACTCTTTTATAAATGTAGCACAAGGAAAAGAGGATTTTAATGGAAGGCATAGCAGAAGAAACATGGTTGAGGTTGCTGTGGTATCTGAGATAGTTGAATGCCTTTATAAAG GATTTGTGCAAAGAAAGAACAAGGTCAGCATAGGTGTGATATCACCATACAAGGCTCaagtttatgaaattgaaaagaaaatggaCAAGTATTGTAAAGATCTTCAGAGTGGCTTTTCAGTAAGTGTTCGAACTGTTGATGGTTTCCAAGGTGGTGAGGAGGATGTGATAATCATCTCAACTGTAAGGTGTAATGGTACTGGATCGGTGGGATTTCTTTCCAGTCGTCCAAGAGCAAACGTGGCACTCACTCGTGCAAG GTATTGCCTTTGGATATTGGGGAATGAAGGAACTCTATTGAATAGTGAATCTATTTGGAAGAAAGTGGTCAATGATGCCAAGGATCGTGGTTGTTTCCGCAATGCTCATGAGAATAAGAATTTGGCTCATGCTATTACAGCTTCACTGGTCGACCTTAACCAACTCAATGTTTTAACTAATATGAATTTTCTACTGTTTAAAGAAGCAAGATGGAAG GTATGCTTCAATGATGCCTTCTGGAAATCCATGGCAGGAGTTAAAAACAATGAGTTGTTTAAGAAAGTTTTATCTCTGCTGGAAAACTTTTCATGTGGCCAGCGTCAACTTGATGAATGTCGAAATGTGATTGGGCATGATAGGATATCTTCCCAGTTATTAGAGTGTTACAGGGTCAATAATCAGTTATACCTTGCTTGGTTTATAGATATTGCTACCATGGATAGTTCTCATTATTACACCCAAGTTGTGAAGGTCTGGGATATTTTGCCGTTATCCGCTGTACAAAAGCTAGCAGATCAGCTTGACGAGATGTTTGGGAACTACACTGTGAATAAGATGAATCGCTGCAAGCACAAATGTACTGAAGG GACTTTGGTTGTTCCAATGAAATGGCCAATGGATTCAAGCTCCTGGAGTTTGACAAATTCACTGGCTTCACTCAGTTTGAGGGAGGGATATGAAGCATACCCTACAAATTAA